The Solicola gregarius DNA window CCGGGGTTGATCGTCACCCCGCCGACGACCACCGGCTCGCCGCTCGCAACGGTCTTGAACCGGCCGAGCGTCGTCGCGGGTGAGGTCGTCCGCGCGAACACGGTGAAGCCGGCGAAGTCGCGGTCGATCTCCTCGACGTCGCGTACGCCGGCATCCAGGATCACGCCCGCCAGACCGTTCGCGACCGCGCCCGCGGTCATCAGGCCGCCCCATGCGGCGACGTCGCGCTCGGCGCCGACGTCGATGACGATCACGTCGCCCTGGGTCGCTGCGTCGATCGCCTCGAGCGCGTGCGTCGGCGGCACCTCCTCCGTCGTCGGGATCTCGCGTACGGTCACGGCCGGCCCGACGATCTTGCGACCGGTCACGAGGTTGATGTCCGAGGACAGGTACCCGTGCGGTCCGAGGCTCTGCAGGGCGTCGCTGACCGAGGCCGTGCTGATCTGCTCGAACGCCGTGATGGTGGCGCTGTCGTACTGTTGCTCGGTCATGTCATCTCCTGGGTGATGTGGTGGCGATGGCTACGCACCGCGGCGACCGCGCGTGCGGCCTCGTCGGTGATGGAGTCGGCGACGAGGTCCGTCACCGGTGTGTTGGGACTGAGGGCTCCGCCGATCCCGACCGCGGCCGCGCCGGCCTCGAGCCAGTCGGCGGCGTTGTCGGGTGTCACACCGCCGGTCGGAATGACGCGGAGTCCGGGGAACGGGGCGAGCAATGCGCGCAGGTGGGCCGGGCCGACGGTGTGGGCGGGGAACAGCTTCACCGCGTCCGCGCCCGCGCGGTTCGCCCGCATCACCTCGCTCGGGCTGAGCACCCCCGGTACGACGGCGATGTCCGTCGGTGCCCAGCGCAGCAGGTCGAGGTCCAGGCCGGGTGAGACGACGAACTGTGCCCCGGCGTCGACCGCAGCCTCCGCGTCCACGCGCGACAGCACGGTGCCCGCGCCGACGAGGACGTCGTCGTACGCGGTGCGTACGCGGGCGATCGCCTGTACGGCGTCGGGCGTCGTGAAGGTGACCTCGACGACCTCGATGCCACCGCGACGCGCCGCGGTGATCGCCGCGATCGCGTCGTCGGCGCTCGGTGCGCGGACCACCATGACGAGCCCCGCGTCGAACAGCCGGGGGAGTACGCCGGGCGCCGTCATGAGGCCGGGCTCTCGGCGGCGTGTACTTCGTCGACCCAGTAGATGCGGGCGATCGCGTTCACCGACTCCGGTCGTACGTCGCGCAGCTCGATGACCTTGCCGTCGACGCCGCTCACCCGGCCGTACTTCTGCAGCTCGAGGGTGTGGAAGCGTTCCGCCGGGAATCCCAGCTGGACGGCGACCCGTACTGGCTGACCGCTCTCGGCCTGCTCCTTCAGATCGGCGTCGACCCTGCTCGGCGCGCGTACGGCGAGGTAGGCGTTCCAGGCGGCGAGCAGCACCGCGACCGTGACCAGGGTGATGACGGCGCGCGAGCGCAGGATCCGGATCAGCAGCGTCATCGGGCCTCCACGCCGTCCTCGACGCCGAGGCGTACGAGCAGCTCGTTGCGCAGGTCGAGGAACGTCGAGTCGACCTGCACGTCGCGCCACGTACGCGGGCGGGGCAGGTCGACGACGATGTTCGCCTCGACGGTCGACGGACGGCCGCCGAGCACGATGATGCGGTCGGCCATGAAGATCGCCTCGTCGACGTCGTGCGTCACGAACAGCACCGTCGTACGGTCCTGCTCCCAGATCCGCAGCACCTCCTGCTGGAGTACGCGCCGGGTCTGCGCGTCGATGCTCGCGAAGGGCTCGTCCATCAGCATCATCGCCGGCTCTGTCGCGAGGACTCGTGCGACACCGGCGCGCTGGCGCATGCCGCCGGACAGCTCGTGCGGGTACTTCGACTCGTTGCCCTCCAGCCCGACCAGCCGCAGCATCTCGCGGGCCCGCGTACGACGCTCCGACCGCGGGACGCCTTGCATCTTCAGGCCGAACGCGACGTTGCCCTCTGCGGTCATCCACGGGAACAGTGCGAAGTCCTGGAACACCACTCCGCGCTCGGGTCCGGGTGCCGTCACCGGCTTCCCCGCCATCTCCACGGTGCCGTCGGTCGCCTGGATGAAGCCCGCGACGACGTTGAGCACGGTCGTCTTGCCGCACCCGCTCGGACCGATCAGGGAGACGAACTCGCCTTCACCGACGTCGAACGTCACGTCGCCGACGGCGGTCGTCGCCTCGCCGGAGTACGGGTCGTCGTACGTCTGCCGGAGGCCCTTGACAGTCAATGCGGTCATCGACCGATCCCTTCGACCATGCCCCACCGTTCGACGGTCTCCTTCTCCGCGGGAGCGAGGACGAGCGCGTCGGTGAGATACCAGAGGATGCCCAGAACGGCCATCCCGACGAATACTTGCGACACGTCGCCCTGCCGACGTGCGTCGAACATCATGAAGCCCACACCGCTGGTTCCGATGATGATCTCGGCCGCGATCAGGGCGCGCCATCCGTACCCGAGCCCGGTGCGGATGCCACTGCAGACACCGGGCAGGGACGCGGGCAGGATCACGTACAGGACGTGCTGCCAGCGAGATGCGCCGAGGCTGGAGGCCGCGCGCTGCACGTTCACCGGCACGGCGTCGATAGCGGCCACGATGCTGATCACGAGCGGGAACGTGACGGTGTAGACGATCACCGAGGTGACCGACGTGAGGCTGAAGCCGAACCACACGATCAGGATCGGCAGCCAGGCGATGTCGCCGATGGCCTGGAAGAACAGCAGCGCCGGCCACAGGAACCTGCGGACGTACCGGTTGAGCCCCACCAGGAACCCGAGCGGGATGCCGACGGCGAGACCGAACGCTGCGCCGACGAGCAACCGCACGACGGAGTCCTGGATGTACGCGGGCAGGATGCCCCGCTCGGTGAGGCTCACCGCCTCGCTCCAGACGTCGCCCGGACCCACGAAGAACGACGAGGGGAACACGCCGAGCCACACGACCACCTGCCAGAGCGCGATCACGACCACGAACGGCCCGAATGTCGCCAGCCCCGGAATGTGGGTGAGTCGGGTGGTCCATGGTCGAGCGCGGTCGGCCATGCCGGTGAGCGATGCGGCCGTCATCCGGCCACCGGGCTCTGTTCGCCCCAGCGCTCGACCGTACGTCGCTCGAGCGGCCGCAGCATCCAACGATCCATCGCGAGCCACAGCACGCCGATCGTGATCATCATCAGCACGATCACCTCCGTCTCGTAGTACTGGCGCGCGAGAAACAGGCTGTAGCCGAGGCCTGTGCTGGTCGCGATCATCTCGGCGGCGATGAGCCCGCGCCAGGCGAAGCCCATCCCGACGCGAACCCCCGTCGCGATGCTGGGCGCGGCACCCGGCAGGTAGATCTCCCACAGCATCCGGCTGCGCCCGGCGCCGAGGCTGCGTGCGGCGCGCAGCAGCGAGGTGTCGATCTGGCGTACGCCGAGCATGGTGTTGTAGACGATCGCGAAGAAGACGGCGTTGAAGACGATGAAGACGACCGCGCGGTTGTTGTAGCCGAGCCACAGGGTGGCGATCGGTACCCAGGCGATTCCGGCCAGCGCAACGGAGAACCGCAGCAGCGGCGAGAAGAACGTCGAGACGCCGCGGCTGACGCCCATCAGGATTCCGAACGGCACTCCGACGACGACGGCGATCGCGGCACCCACCAGGACGCGGGCGAGGCTTGCCGACGCCGCCTTCCACAGCTCGCCGGACCCTGCCGTGTCGGCGAACGCCTCCACGACGCTGCCGACCGAAGGAAACGTCCGCTCCGAGACATTGCCGGCGGGGATCGCGACCAGCCAGATCGCAAGCAGGACGAGGAACGGGCTGACGAACCAGGCGGCGTTCGATGCCCGCCGCCTGGTACGCGCCGACGTCGTCACTGCGGACACTGGTTCGCCTTCGGGTCGTACGTGAAGCCGTCGGTGATCTGAGCCGACTTCGGAATCGGCTTGAGGTCGTCGAAGACCGCGGGCTGGTCCTTGGCGATGCCGGTGATCGTGCTCGGCTCGAAGATCTTGTTGACGTCGAACGTGCCGTCGAGCGCGTCCAGCTCGTCGAGGGTCACCATCGCGTCGTTCAGCGCCGCGTAGTTGCACGCGGAGATGCGCGGGTCGAGCTGGGTGACGTTGTACTTCATCGACTCGCTGGCGATCTCAGGATCGAGGTCCGACAGCCAGCGGCTGGCGACCTCGGCGGCGTCGTCGGGGTTCTTCCGCATCCACTGGTCGGCCTTCGCACGAGCAGTCAGGAAGGACTTGACGACATCCGGGTTCTCCTCGGCCCACGTACGTTCGGCGACGACGTAGCCGAGGAAGCCGATGTAGTCGCCCCCGCGGGCGACGTCGTACGAGCCCTCGACCTGGTCGGTGATCATCATCGGGAAGGGATCCCACACGATCGCGGCGTCGATGCCCGAGGTCTGCAGCCCGACCGCCATGTCCGGTGGCGCGGTGTTGACGATCTTGACGTCGTCGGGCGACATGCCGAGGTCCTCGAGGACGGCGAGCAGGTAGAGGTGGTTGATCGACCCGACCGTGACGCCGATCTTCTTGCCCTTGAGGGTACGAAGGTCGCCTTCCTTGATACCCGATCCGTCGCGGGCCACGACCGCCATCGTCTCGTCGCTGCCGTACTTCGCCGCCGAGCCGGTGTAGTTGCCGAGCAACACGTAGTCGGCGCCCGAGAGCACCGCACCGAGCACCGGCGAGCCGACCTGCGCGATGTCGATCTGGCCGGCGTCGAGGGCATTGAGCTGGTCGGTGCCGGACGCGTACGGCTCGGCGATCTCGACGTTGAGGCCCTCCTTCTCGAAGAAGCCCTGGTCGAGGGCCGCCGGTAGACCGATCTGGTCGATGGCGGCGACCATTCCTGCCGAGACGGTGGTCGAGTCACCGCCGGACGATGAGCCGGCTGGAGCGGGCGATGGATCGCTGCATGCCGTCACCACCAGTCCGATGCTCAGTGCGGCTGCTGCCAAGCCCCCGTATCGACGTCGTGGTGCCATGTTGTGCCTCTCGCGTTTGACCAACATCCCGCCTCGGCAGAGTGATCGAGGCGGTGCGTTGGGATGACGCGAGCGACACTATGGCGCGGCTCACACGGTGCGAAGAGTGACTTGAGGATGGGGGGTATCCGCGAAACGAATACGTCCCGCTAGCTCGCGGCGTCTGCCCCGTCCCTGTCGGTCGCGGGTTCAGCGGGCGTCTCGCGATTGGCGCGGCGCGTACGCGGGTGGGCCTCGGACCACGCGAAGTAGAACCAGCCGAAGACCGCCAGGCCGGCGAAGAAGTACCACTGCATGGCGTAGAAGAAGTGCGGGCCCTGCCCGAGGTCGGGCCGCGGCTCCGGCTCGAGTCCGTCGTCACCGGCGGGGTCCTGGTCGGTGCGATTGACGAAGCCCGGGTAGGCGTCGTACGGGAGTGCGGCCTCCATGCCGGTGCTGGAGACCGCGCGCACCTGCCCGTCGGTGGGCTCGACGGCGCTCGCCTCGGCGGCGCTGTCGACCCGAAGCCATCCGGTGACGGTGACCTTGCCCGACGGGGGCGCGGGGATGTCCACCTCGGCGGAGTTGTTCGGCGACGACATCCAGCCACGGTCGACGATGACCGCGATGCCGGAGTCGGTCACCAGCGGGGTCACGACGTCGACGCCAGGGCCCTCGTCGCGAGTCTGGTACTTCTCGACGACCTCGCGCTCGGTGTCGTAGGTACCGGTGACGGTGACCGGAGTCCACTCGATGTCGTCGGGCACGGAGTCGTCGTCGGAACCGAGCACGTCATCGATCGGCCGGGGCGACTCGTCGAGATGCGCGCTGATGATCTCGTTGTCCGCCTTGCGCTGCTCGTGCCGGTCGTGCTGCCAGTTGCCGAGCCGAACGCACACGCCCGCGAGCAGGATCACGAAGAGCGCGAATCCCAGCCAGCGCAGGCTGAGCACGAAGCGGTACACACCGAAACGGTACGCGCGTCCGGTTGCCGGGATGGCGTGGGGTTCCGTGGGTGCGGCGGGCTAGGGTGGGTGGGACGAGCGCGAAGGAGTGTGCATGACCCAGGAGCTCGCGAAGCCGATGATGCTCGCGGATCAGTACGGCCGCGTCGCGAGCGATCTGCGCGTCTCGCTCACCGACCGCTGCAACCTCCGCTGCCAGTACTGCATGCCGGCGGAGGGCCTCGACTGGCTGCCCAACGACGAGACGCTCACCGATGACGAGGTCGTACGTCTCGTACGAATCGGTGTCGAGCACCTGGGCATCCGCGAGGTCCGGCTGACGGGCGGCGAGCCGCTGCTACGGCGTGGCCTCGCGTCGATCATCGCTCAGCTGACCGCGTTGTCGCCGCGTCCGAGGGTCTCGATCACGACGAACGCACTCGGCCTGAAGCACACGGCCGACAAACTCGCGGCGGCCGGGCTCGACCGGGTGAACGTCAGTCTCGACACCGTCGACCCCGAGACGTTCGCCGAGATCACCCGGCGCGACCGGCTCGATGACGTCATCGCCGGGCTCGAGGCGGCGAAGGCCGCCGGGCTCGAACCGGTGAAGATCAACGCCGTGCTGATGCGCGGGCTCAACGACGAGCAGGCGCCGAAGCTGCTCGCGTGGTGTCTCGAGCGCGGCTACCGGCTGCGGTTCATCGAGCAGATGCCGCTCGACGCGCAGCACCAGTGGAACCGCGAGCAGATGATCACCGCAGACGAGATCTTCGAGATCCTGCGGCCGTTCTACACGCTCACGCCGAGCGGCCGGTCACGCGGATCCGCGCCCGCGGAGGAGTTCGCCGTCGACGGTGGCCCCGCGACCGTCGGCATCATCGCGTCGGTCACCCGTCCGTTCTGCGGCGACTGCGACCGCGTACGCCTGACGGCCGATGGTCAGGTGCGCAACTGTCTGTTCGCCCGCGAGGAGTCGGATCTGCGCAGTGCCCTGCGAGGCGACGCGTCGGACGCCGACATCGCGCAGCGCTGGCGCGACGCGATGTGGATCAAGCGTCCCGGTCACGGCATCGACGACGAGGGGTTCCTGCAGCCGACGCGTCCGATGTCGGCCATCGGCGGCTGAGCCCCCGCCGACTCAGCGGCGAGGGGTGAAGGGCTCGGTGGCCTTCCAGAAGCCCCGGGCCGAAAGGAACGTACGCAGGTGCTCCTCGTGCTCGTCGCAGGCGAGCCAGACCTTGCGCCGATCAGGCGTGTGGATCTTCGGGTTGTTCCACAGCAGCTGATGCCGGGCCGGCGCGGTGCACCCCTTGGCCGAGCAGAGGGGATCGGGCTCGTCGGTCTGTTCGGCACTCACAAGGGCCAGCGTACGTCGACGCGAAAGGCCTGAGAAAAGGGCGATGCCGGACAGCCACGGGGGGAGCCATCCGGCATCTGACAACCTCGACGGGGGAGACGAGGCGTCGCCACCGGACATTACACGAACGTGACCTACTTCGCATCCCCCTGGGTCCCGGATTCGAGACTGCCCGCCGGATCCGGTCGGTACGCCTGCCCGGAGGACGTCGTTCGCTGCGTCGCCGTATTGGCGAGGATGACCGCTACGTACGGGAGCAGCACGGCGGCCACGACGAAACCCCAGCGCAGCGGTCCGCTGGCGATGACCGCGGCAACGAAGCACACGGTGCGGATCCCCATGGAGATCAGGTACCGCATCTGGCGCTTGTGCAGATCGACGCTGCGTCCGGGCTGGGCGCTGGTGATGTTGACCGCTTGGTGCGCGTGCGGATCCATGTCTCCACCGTACGCCGGTGTGCGTGCGTGGGCGAAGATGGAGTCACCCGAACTCAAGGAGACATCATGAGCGACCGTACGTACCGCGTCACGGAGATCGTCGGAACGTCGCCGGACGGCGTCGACCAGGCGATCGAGAACGGCATCTCCCGGGCCGGAGCAACCCTCCGGCACCTCGACTGGTTCGAGGTGCTCGGCGTACGCGGACAGATCTCCGATCGCGAGGTCTCGCACTACCAGGTCACGATGAAGCTCGGTTTCCGTCTCGAGGACGATGAGTGATCCGAATCGGCCTTACCGGGCGGTAGCCGATAGCGTTTGCGAGGCGCCGCCGTCCGGTGCGCCGTACGTACGAACGAGAGGTACGACGTGGCTCGATCGGTACTTGTCACGGGAGGAAACCGGGGCATCGGACGCGCGATCGCGCAACGGTTCGTCGACGCCGGCGACCAGGTCGCCGTCACCTACCGGAGCGGCGAGCCCCCCCACCGGCCTCCTCGGCGTCCGGTGCGACGTCACCGTGCCGGAGCAGGTCGACGAGGCGTTCGCGACCATCGAGGCCGAGCACGGCCCGGTGGAGATCCTGGTCGCCAATGCGGGCATCAACCGAGACACGCTGCTGCTTCGCATGAGCGAGGACGACTGGTCGGACGTGCTGGACACCAACCTCACCGGGTCGTTCCGCGTCGCGAAGCGCGCCGCCAAGGGCATGCTGCGCCTGCGTCGCGGCCGCATCGTGTTCGTCTCCTCGGTCGTCGGCCTGCTGGGGAGTGCGGGGCAGGTGAACTACGCCGCGAGCAAGTCCGGCATGGTCGGCATGGCGCGGTCGATCGCCCGTGAGCTCGGCAGCAGGTCGATCACGGCGAACGTCGTCGCTCCCGGGTTCGTCGAGACCGAGATGACGGCCGAGCTGCCCGAGGAGAAGCGC harbors:
- the moaA gene encoding GTP 3',8-cyclase MoaA, giving the protein MTQELAKPMMLADQYGRVASDLRVSLTDRCNLRCQYCMPAEGLDWLPNDETLTDDEVVRLVRIGVEHLGIREVRLTGGEPLLRRGLASIIAQLTALSPRPRVSITTNALGLKHTADKLAAAGLDRVNVSLDTVDPETFAEITRRDRLDDVIAGLEAAKAAGLEPVKINAVLMRGLNDEQAPKLLAWCLERGYRLRFIEQMPLDAQHQWNREQMITADEIFEILRPFYTLTPSGRSRGSAPAEEFAVDGGPATVGIIASVTRPFCGDCDRVRLTADGQVRNCLFAREESDLRSALRGDASDADIAQRWRDAMWIKRPGHGIDDEGFLQPTRPMSAIGG
- a CDS encoding RraA family protein — translated: MTEQQYDSATITAFEQISTASVSDALQSLGPHGYLSSDINLVTGRKIVGPAVTVREIPTTEEVPPTHALEAIDAATQGDVIVIDVGAERDVAAWGGLMTAGAVANGLAGVILDAGVRDVEEIDRDFAGFTVFARTTSPATTLGRFKTVASGEPVVVGGVTINPGDLIVADRDGVVAIPRDLVEQTLAGAQDIEDREREQTRLILESGSLATGLAKYNRI
- a CDS encoding acetone carboxylase; protein product: MSAEQTDEPDPLCSAKGCTAPARHQLLWNNPKIHTPDRRKVWLACDEHEEHLRTFLSARGFWKATEPFTPRR
- a CDS encoding ABC transporter substrate-binding protein → MAPRRRYGGLAAAALSIGLVVTACSDPSPAPAGSSSGGDSTTVSAGMVAAIDQIGLPAALDQGFFEKEGLNVEIAEPYASGTDQLNALDAGQIDIAQVGSPVLGAVLSGADYVLLGNYTGSAAKYGSDETMAVVARDGSGIKEGDLRTLKGKKIGVTVGSINHLYLLAVLEDLGMSPDDVKIVNTAPPDMAVGLQTSGIDAAIVWDPFPMMITDQVEGSYDVARGGDYIGFLGYVVAERTWAEENPDVVKSFLTARAKADQWMRKNPDDAAEVASRWLSDLDPEIASESMKYNVTQLDPRISACNYAALNDAMVTLDELDALDGTFDVNKIFEPSTITGIAKDQPAVFDDLKPIPKSAQITDGFTYDPKANQCPQ
- a CDS encoding ABC transporter permease, with protein sequence MTAASLTGMADRARPWTTRLTHIPGLATFGPFVVVIALWQVVVWLGVFPSSFFVGPGDVWSEAVSLTERGILPAYIQDSVVRLLVGAAFGLAVGIPLGFLVGLNRYVRRFLWPALLFFQAIGDIAWLPILIVWFGFSLTSVTSVIVYTVTFPLVISIVAAIDAVPVNVQRAASSLGASRWQHVLYVILPASLPGVCSGIRTGLGYGWRALIAAEIIIGTSGVGFMMFDARRQGDVSQVFVGMAVLGILWYLTDALVLAPAEKETVERWGMVEGIGR
- a CDS encoding dodecin; this encodes MSDRTYRVTEIVGTSPDGVDQAIENGISRAGATLRHLDWFEVLGVRGQISDREVSHYQVTMKLGFRLEDDE
- a CDS encoding bifunctional 4-hydroxy-2-oxoglutarate aldolase/2-dehydro-3-deoxy-phosphogluconate aldolase; amino-acid sequence: MTAPGVLPRLFDAGLVMVVRAPSADDAIAAITAARRGGIEVVEVTFTTPDAVQAIARVRTAYDDVLVGAGTVLSRVDAEAAVDAGAQFVVSPGLDLDLLRWAPTDIAVVPGVLSPSEVMRANRAGADAVKLFPAHTVGPAHLRALLAPFPGLRVIPTGGVTPDNAADWLEAGAAAVGIGGALSPNTPVTDLVADSITDEAARAVAAVRSHRHHITQEMT
- a CDS encoding DUF3099 domain-containing protein → MDPHAHQAVNITSAQPGRSVDLHKRQMRYLISMGIRTVCFVAAVIASGPLRWGFVVAAVLLPYVAVILANTATQRTTSSGQAYRPDPAGSLESGTQGDAK
- a CDS encoding ABC transporter ATP-binding protein, which translates into the protein MTALTVKGLRQTYDDPYSGEATTAVGDVTFDVGEGEFVSLIGPSGCGKTTVLNVVAGFIQATDGTVEMAGKPVTAPGPERGVVFQDFALFPWMTAEGNVAFGLKMQGVPRSERRTRAREMLRLVGLEGNESKYPHELSGGMRQRAGVARVLATEPAMMLMDEPFASIDAQTRRVLQQEVLRIWEQDRTTVLFVTHDVDEAIFMADRIIVLGGRPSTVEANIVVDLPRPRTWRDVQVDSTFLDLRNELLVRLGVEDGVEAR
- a CDS encoding SURF1 family cytochrome oxidase biogenesis protein, translated to MYRFVLSLRWLGFALFVILLAGVCVRLGNWQHDRHEQRKADNEIISAHLDESPRPIDDVLGSDDDSVPDDIEWTPVTVTGTYDTEREVVEKYQTRDEGPGVDVVTPLVTDSGIAVIVDRGWMSSPNNSAEVDIPAPPSGKVTVTGWLRVDSAAEASAVEPTDGQVRAVSSTGMEAALPYDAYPGFVNRTDQDPAGDDGLEPEPRPDLGQGPHFFYAMQWYFFAGLAVFGWFYFAWSEAHPRTRRANRETPAEPATDRDGADAAS
- a CDS encoding ABC transporter permease codes for the protein MSAVTTSARTRRRASNAAWFVSPFLVLLAIWLVAIPAGNVSERTFPSVGSVVEAFADTAGSGELWKAASASLARVLVGAAIAVVVGVPFGILMGVSRGVSTFFSPLLRFSVALAGIAWVPIATLWLGYNNRAVVFIVFNAVFFAIVYNTMLGVRQIDTSLLRAARSLGAGRSRMLWEIYLPGAAPSIATGVRVGMGFAWRGLIAAEMIATSTGLGYSLFLARQYYETEVIVLMMITIGVLWLAMDRWMLRPLERRTVERWGEQSPVAG